From Bosea sp. NBC_00550, the proteins below share one genomic window:
- the aztA gene encoding zinc ABC transporter ATP-binding protein AztA produces MSAIRLTDLTLGYDRHPAVHHLSGEIETGSLTAIVGPNGAGKSTLLKGIAGALAPLSGGIALAKGKRLAYLPQSADLDRSFPIHVYDLVAMGLWNRAGLFGRIGAGAAQKIDDAIAAVGLTGFERRPIGTLSGGQMQRALFARLLLQDADVILLDEPFTAIDARTTADLLDLVRRWHGENRTVVAVLHDIETVRQAFPRTLLLAREAVAWGETGAVLTAENLLRARRMVESFDSHAAPCQRDAA; encoded by the coding sequence ATGTCCGCCATCCGCCTGACAGATCTGACGCTGGGATATGACCGTCATCCGGCGGTGCATCACCTTTCGGGTGAGATCGAAACCGGCAGCCTCACCGCCATCGTCGGGCCGAACGGGGCCGGCAAATCGACGCTGCTCAAAGGCATCGCGGGCGCGCTCGCGCCGCTGTCTGGCGGCATCGCGCTCGCCAAGGGCAAGCGCCTCGCCTACCTGCCGCAATCGGCCGATCTCGACCGCTCCTTCCCGATCCATGTCTACGACCTCGTCGCCATGGGGCTGTGGAACCGCGCCGGCCTCTTCGGGCGCATCGGCGCCGGGGCGGCTCAGAAGATCGACGATGCCATCGCGGCGGTGGGCCTGACCGGCTTCGAGCGCCGGCCGATCGGGACTTTGTCAGGCGGCCAGATGCAGCGCGCGCTGTTCGCACGCCTGCTGCTGCAGGATGCCGACGTCATCCTGCTCGACGAACCCTTCACCGCCATCGATGCGCGCACCACCGCCGATCTGCTCGATCTGGTGAGGCGCTGGCATGGCGAGAACCGCACGGTCGTGGCGGTGCTGCACGATATCGAGACGGTGCGGCAGGCCTTTCCGCGGACCTTGTTGCTGGCGCGCGAGGCCGTCGCCTGGGGCGAGACCGGCGCGGTGCTGACGGCGGAGAACCTGCTGAGGGCGCGGCGCATGGTCGAATCCTTCGACAGCCACGCCGCTCCCTGCCAGCGCGACGCTGCCTGA
- a CDS encoding metal ABC transporter substrate-binding protein has translation MPNRRALIAGLVVGLTAVAAPFGAFAQEKLPVVASFSILGDFVRQIGGERVSVTTLVGPDGDAHVYSPTPGDAKAMAGAKLVVVNGLHFEGWLPRLVKSSGTKATLFEATKGITPLEADDDHDDKGKGGPAHAHGHDDPHAWQNIANAKLYVANIRDALSAADPAGKANYEANAAAYLAELNTLEGEVKAAVARIPADRRKAITTHDAFGYFVKAYGIAFIAPQGVSTEAEASARDVARIIRQVKGQKIPAVFLENVTNPRLVEQIARESGAKVGGRLYSDALSDASGPAGTYIRMMKHNISEIEKALTAGPA, from the coding sequence ATGCCTAACCGTCGCGCCCTCATCGCCGGGCTTGTCGTGGGGCTGACCGCAGTCGCCGCGCCCTTCGGCGCTTTCGCGCAGGAGAAGCTGCCGGTGGTGGCGAGCTTCTCGATCCTGGGCGACTTCGTCCGGCAGATCGGCGGCGAGCGCGTCAGCGTGACGACTCTCGTCGGCCCGGACGGCGATGCGCATGTCTATTCGCCGACGCCGGGCGATGCCAAGGCGATGGCGGGCGCGAAGCTCGTCGTGGTCAACGGGCTGCATTTCGAGGGCTGGCTGCCGCGCCTCGTCAAATCCTCGGGCACGAAGGCCACGCTCTTCGAAGCGACCAAGGGCATCACGCCGCTCGAGGCGGATGACGACCATGACGACAAGGGCAAGGGCGGTCCGGCGCATGCGCATGGCCATGACGATCCGCATGCCTGGCAGAACATCGCCAATGCAAAGCTCTATGTCGCCAATATCCGCGATGCGCTGAGCGCGGCCGATCCGGCGGGCAAGGCGAATTACGAGGCCAATGCCGCGGCCTATCTGGCCGAGCTCAATACGCTCGAAGGCGAGGTGAAGGCGGCTGTCGCCCGCATCCCCGCCGACCGGCGCAAGGCGATCACCACGCATGATGCCTTCGGCTATTTCGTCAAGGCCTACGGCATCGCCTTCATCGCGCCGCAGGGCGTCTCGACCGAAGCCGAGGCCTCGGCCAGGGACGTCGCCCGCATCATCCGGCAGGTGAAGGGGCAGAAGATCCCGGCCGTCTTCCTCGAAAACGTCACCAATCCCCGCCTCGTCGAGCAGATCGCGCGGGAAAGCGGGGCCAAGGTCGGCGGCCGGCTCTATTCGGATGCGCTGTCCGACGCGTCGGGTCCGGCGGGGACTTACATCCGGATGATGAAGCACAATATAAGCGAGATCGAGAAGGCGCTGACCGCCGGCCCGGCTTGA
- a CDS encoding metal ABC transporter permease translates to MLYDLLIGPFAEFDFMRRALVGVVALSVSGAPIGVFLMLRRMSLTGDAMAHAILPGAALGYLVAGFSLPAMTIGGLAAGFAVALAAGAVARATVLKEDASLAAFYLISLALGVTIVSLRGSAIDLLHVLFGNVLALDDQVLILLASVATISLLTLAALYRPLVLECVDPGFLRSVSRSGGIVHLTFLALVVLNLVAGFHALGTLLAVGMMMLPAAAARFWTADITRLLLLAAGFGMVSGYVGLVLSYAAGSSLPAGPSVILAAGAIYLGSLLFGSQDGLARRLLPRAHLQR, encoded by the coding sequence ATGCTCTACGATCTCCTCATCGGCCCCTTCGCCGAATTCGACTTCATGCGCCGCGCCCTGGTCGGCGTCGTGGCGCTGTCGGTCTCGGGCGCGCCGATCGGCGTCTTCCTGATGCTCCGGCGGATGAGCCTGACCGGCGATGCTATGGCGCATGCCATCCTGCCCGGCGCGGCGCTGGGTTATCTCGTCGCGGGGTTCTCGCTGCCGGCGATGACGATCGGCGGTCTCGCGGCCGGTTTCGCCGTGGCGCTGGCGGCCGGCGCGGTGGCGCGGGCGACGGTGCTCAAGGAGGACGCCTCGCTCGCGGCCTTCTACCTGATCTCGCTCGCGCTCGGCGTTACCATCGTCTCGCTGCGCGGCTCGGCCATCGACCTGCTGCATGTGCTGTTCGGCAATGTGCTAGCGCTCGACGACCAGGTGCTGATCCTGCTCGCCAGCGTCGCCACCATCTCTCTGTTGACGCTCGCGGCGCTCTACCGGCCGCTGGTGCTGGAATGCGTCGATCCCGGCTTCCTGCGCTCGGTCAGCCGCTCCGGCGGCATCGTGCACCTGACCTTCCTCGCCCTCGTCGTGCTCAACCTCGTCGCGGGCTTCCATGCGCTGGGCACATTGCTGGCCGTCGGGATGATGATGCTGCCGGCCGCGGCGGCGCGCTTCTGGACGGCGGATATCACCAGACTGCTGCTGCTCGCCGCCGGTTTCGGCATGGTTTCCGGCTATGTCGGTCTCGTCCTGTCTTATGCGGCGGGCTCCAGCCTGCCGGCCGGTCCCTCCGTCATCCTGGCGGCGGGCGCGATCTATCTCGGTTCGCTCCTGTTCGGATCGCAGGACGGACTTGCGCGCCGCCTCTTGCCTCGCGCCCATCTCCAGAGATAG
- a CDS encoding OmpA/MotB family protein yields MAKKKRGGHGGHGWFVTFADLMALLMAFFVMVAAYSSQDKQKLQIVAGSMREAFGTQSDVRLAGIVERDGIPTKSHIKNAHIRPLEDATDTPGPSQHNQKDDGLMSATFDRGFALAAASLRQALRDMPEIAEISRNVLVEVTEAGVDIQLVDQEGRAMFAEGSAQPNERMRKVLAAVAPTLRRMPNKIAISGHSATPRPGAVPEGDLWGLSIGRANAVREILANAGMPSERFSSVTGKGDTEPLIKDNPYLPYNRRVGIVLKAEAPAIPNGLKP; encoded by the coding sequence ATGGCGAAGAAGAAACGCGGCGGCCACGGCGGCCACGGCTGGTTCGTGACCTTCGCCGACCTGATGGCGCTGCTGATGGCGTTCTTCGTCATGGTCGCCGCCTATTCGAGCCAGGACAAGCAGAAGCTCCAGATCGTCGCCGGCTCGATGCGCGAAGCCTTCGGCACGCAGAGCGACGTTCGCCTCGCCGGCATCGTCGAACGCGACGGCATCCCGACCAAGAGCCATATCAAGAACGCCCATATCCGCCCTCTCGAGGACGCGACGGACACGCCCGGGCCCAGCCAGCACAACCAGAAGGACGACGGCTTGATGTCGGCGACCTTCGACCGCGGCTTCGCGCTGGCCGCCGCCTCGCTCAGGCAGGCGCTGCGCGACATGCCGGAGATCGCCGAAATCTCGCGCAACGTCCTCGTCGAGGTCACCGAGGCTGGCGTCGACATCCAGCTCGTCGATCAGGAGGGCCGCGCCATGTTCGCCGAGGGCTCCGCCCAGCCCAACGAGCGCATGCGCAAGGTCCTGGCCGCCGTCGCCCCGACGCTGCGGCGCATGCCGAACAAGATCGCGATCTCCGGCCACAGCGCGACGCCGCGGCCGGGTGCGGTGCCCGAGGGCGATCTCTGGGGGCTCTCGATCGGCCGCGCCAATGCAGTCCGCGAAATCCTCGCCAATGCCGGCATGCCGAGCGAGCGCTTCTCGTCCGTCACCGGCAAGGGCGACACCGAGCCGCTGATCAAGGACAATCCCTACCTGCCCTATAACCGCCGCGTCGGCATCGTGCTGAAGGCCGAAGCGCCGGCCATCCCGAACGGCTTGAAGCCCTGA
- a CDS encoding WD40 repeat domain-containing protein, which produces MSTIAQTVSLREHVTPIAAETHVVAIRWLKQGLAFALADGRVLRWRDGTTDSVEAHAGGILSATGDGERLITGGDDGRVVATRIEGEPEELAKDPKRRWIDAITLSASGNLAWNTGKSVHARDEKGRVRTLEAASTPQGLVFAPKGYRLAIAQMNGVSLWYPNTEAKPEFLEWKGSHLDVAWSPDGRFVVSSMQENALHGWKLGDKPGHMRMTGYPAKPRSLSWSHDGLWLASSGADGAIVWPFQGDGPQGKAPRECGVRHARVTRVAFHPGALVLAIGYDDGCILLVRLTDGSELLVRPAVRDSGISAFAWDKGGKRLAFGAEDGAAGVLVLPS; this is translated from the coding sequence ATGAGCACCATCGCCCAAACCGTCTCGCTGCGCGAGCATGTCACGCCCATCGCGGCCGAGACCCATGTCGTCGCCATCCGCTGGTTGAAGCAGGGCCTTGCCTTCGCGCTCGCCGACGGGCGCGTGCTGCGCTGGCGCGACGGCACGACGGACAGCGTCGAGGCGCATGCCGGCGGTATCCTGTCGGCGACGGGCGATGGCGAGCGGCTCATCACCGGCGGCGATGACGGGCGCGTCGTCGCAACCCGCATCGAAGGCGAGCCGGAAGAGCTGGCGAAGGACCCGAAGCGGCGCTGGATCGATGCGATCACGCTCTCGGCCTCCGGCAATCTCGCCTGGAACACTGGCAAGAGCGTGCATGCCCGCGACGAGAAGGGCCGCGTGCGCACATTGGAAGCGGCGAGCACGCCGCAGGGCCTCGTCTTCGCGCCGAAGGGCTATCGCCTCGCCATCGCCCAGATGAACGGTGTCTCGCTCTGGTATCCCAACACCGAGGCGAAGCCGGAATTCCTGGAATGGAAGGGTTCGCATCTCGATGTCGCCTGGTCCCCGGACGGGCGCTTCGTCGTCAGCTCGATGCAGGAGAATGCGCTGCATGGCTGGAAGCTCGGCGACAAGCCCGGGCATATGCGGATGACCGGCTATCCGGCCAAGCCGCGTTCGCTGTCCTGGTCGCATGACGGGCTCTGGCTCGCCTCCAGTGGCGCGGACGGCGCGATCGTCTGGCCGTTTCAGGGCGACGGGCCGCAGGGCAAGGCGCCGCGCGAATGCGGCGTGCGCCATGCGCGCGTCACCCGCGTCGCCTTCCATCCCGGCGCGCTGGTTCTGGCGATCGGCTATGACGACGGCTGTATCCTGCTGGTGCGGCTGACCGATGGCTCCGAGTTGCTGGTGCGACCGGCCGTGCGCGACAGCGGCATCAGCGCTTTCGCCTGGGACAAGGGCGGCAAGCGCCTCGCCTTCGGCGCCGAGGATGGCGCAGCGGGCGTGCTCGTGCTGCCGAGCTGA
- a CDS encoding motility protein A, translating to MDLATGAGILGGIATIVALIMIDGGNFAAYWDKHAAIIIFGGASAATMLRFPFSVIAHGLPMGVRFAFTMRSIHPRELIDEITRVAEIARKSGPVALENVEVSDPFLAQGLRYIADGYDKDFIRDTMERDRDNFLQRLDEGSKVYRAIGDCAPAWGMIGTILGMVTMFANMSDPSKLGPAMATALLATLYGAMVANMFTLPIADKLHIKLEEEEISRTLIIDGVLQMRDAKSPTLVREMLLAYLPDHHRAEMAQAA from the coding sequence ATGGATCTCGCCACCGGCGCAGGCATTCTGGGGGGCATCGCGACAATCGTCGCGCTGATCATGATCGACGGCGGTAATTTCGCTGCCTATTGGGACAAGCACGCCGCGATCATCATCTTCGGCGGCGCCAGTGCGGCCACCATGCTGCGCTTTCCCTTTTCGGTGATCGCGCACGGCCTGCCGATGGGCGTCCGCTTCGCCTTCACCATGCGTTCGATCCATCCGCGCGAGCTGATCGACGAGATCACGCGCGTCGCCGAGATCGCCCGCAAGAGCGGCCCGGTCGCGCTCGAGAACGTCGAGGTCTCCGACCCATTCCTCGCCCAGGGGCTGCGCTACATCGCCGACGGCTACGACAAGGACTTCATCCGCGACACGATGGAGCGCGACCGCGACAACTTCCTGCAGCGGCTCGACGAAGGCTCCAAGGTCTACCGCGCCATCGGCGACTGCGCACCGGCCTGGGGCATGATCGGCACGATTCTCGGCATGGTCACGATGTTCGCCAACATGTCCGACCCCTCCAAGCTCGGCCCGGCCATGGCGACGGCGCTGCTGGCGACGCTCTACGGCGCCATGGTCGCCAACATGTTCACGCTGCCGATCGCCGACAAGCTGCACATCAAGCTTGAGGAGGAGGAGATCTCCCGCACGCTGATCATCGACGGCGTGCTGCAGATGCGCGACGCCAAGAGCCCGACGCTGGTGCGCGAGATGCTGCTGGCCTATCTGCCCGATCACCATCGCGCAGAGATGGCGCAAGCGGCATGA
- a CDS encoding CobW family GTP-binding protein, with amino-acid sequence MSEKIPVTVLTGYLGAGKTTLLNRILTEDHGKKFAVIVNEFGEAGIDGDLIVGADEEIFEMNNGCICCTVRGDLIRILDGLMKRKGKFDAIIVETTGLADPAPVAQTFFVDQDVGDATRLDAVVTVTDAKWLKDRLKDAPEAKNQIAFADVIILNKTDLVSAEELAEVEAQIRKINPYAKLHKAERCDVAIDQLLDRNAFDLDRILDIEPDFLESGHHHHHAEDIRSISLTVPGEVDPEKFMPWINDLTQIQGPNILRSKGILAFKDEPRRFVFQGVHMILDGDLQRDWKDGEKRESRLVFIGRGLNENELRKGFEACAA; translated from the coding sequence ATGTCCGAGAAAATCCCCGTCACGGTGCTCACCGGCTATCTGGGCGCCGGCAAGACCACGCTCCTCAACCGCATCCTGACCGAGGACCACGGCAAGAAGTTCGCCGTCATCGTCAACGAGTTCGGCGAGGCCGGCATCGATGGCGACCTGATCGTCGGTGCCGACGAGGAAATCTTCGAGATGAACAACGGCTGCATCTGCTGCACCGTGCGCGGCGATTTGATCCGCATTCTCGACGGGCTGATGAAGCGCAAGGGCAAGTTCGACGCGATCATCGTCGAGACCACCGGTCTCGCCGATCCCGCGCCGGTCGCCCAGACCTTCTTCGTCGACCAGGATGTCGGCGACGCGACCCGGCTCGACGCCGTCGTCACCGTGACCGACGCGAAGTGGCTGAAAGACCGGCTGAAGGACGCGCCGGAGGCCAAGAACCAGATCGCCTTCGCCGACGTCATCATCCTCAACAAGACCGATCTCGTCTCGGCCGAGGAACTGGCAGAGGTCGAGGCGCAAATCCGCAAGATCAACCCCTATGCCAAGCTGCACAAGGCCGAGCGTTGCGACGTGGCGATCGACCAACTGCTCGACCGCAACGCCTTCGATCTCGACCGCATTCTCGACATCGAGCCTGACTTCCTCGAATCCGGCCATCACCATCATCATGCCGAGGATATCCGCTCGATCTCGCTGACCGTGCCGGGCGAGGTCGATCCCGAGAAGTTCATGCCGTGGATCAATGACCTCACCCAGATCCAGGGACCGAACATCCTGCGCTCCAAGGGCATCCTCGCCTTCAAGGACGAACCGCGCCGCTTCGTCTTCCAGGGCGTGCACATGATCCTCGACGGCGATCTCCAGCGCGACTGGAAGGATGGCGAGAAGCGCGAGAGCCGCCTCGTCTTCATCGGGCGCGGTCTCAACGAGAATGAGTTGCGCAAGGGGTTTGAAGCCTGCGCGGCTTGA